The Mycolicibacterium doricum genome includes a region encoding these proteins:
- a CDS encoding PH domain-containing protein — MEHPPLVLADPENRPSAKAPLLWATSAALPWLVLAVAQVAWWAADPANRWLHAAAAVGTLLGIVLFVGVVPVWRYRVHRWAVDERAVYTRTGWLMQERRIAPISRVQTVDTQRGLLDRLFGLSDVTVTTASSAGAVRIVALDAPVAERIVAQLTDITALGEQDAT, encoded by the coding sequence ATGGAGCACCCGCCCCTTGTCCTGGCCGATCCGGAGAACCGCCCGAGCGCCAAGGCGCCCCTGCTGTGGGCGACGTCGGCGGCGCTGCCGTGGCTGGTGCTCGCGGTGGCGCAGGTGGCCTGGTGGGCGGCGGACCCGGCGAATAGGTGGCTGCACGCCGCGGCGGCGGTGGGCACGCTACTGGGCATCGTGTTGTTCGTCGGCGTCGTGCCGGTGTGGCGGTATCGGGTGCACCGCTGGGCCGTCGACGAGCGGGCGGTGTACACCAGGACCGGTTGGCTGATGCAGGAGCGCCGGATCGCCCCGATCTCCAGGGTGCAGACCGTCGACACCCAGCGCGGGCTGCTGGACCGGCTGTTCGGGTTGTCCGACGTGACGGTGACGACGGCGTCGTCGGCCGGAGCCGTGCGCATCGTCGCCCTCGACGCCCCGGTCGCCGAACGGATCGTCGCGCAGCTGACCGACATCACAGCGCTCGGCGAACAGGACGCGACGTGA
- a CDS encoding PH domain-containing protein has translation MTTTAPEPQWLRLSPRMLLVHPVHEVLRQVPVLIGSVVLGSATGNPLWAVAALAVTVAVGVARWFTTTYRIDAEEVQLRAGVLQRRVLSVPRNRIRSVSTDARLLHRLLGLTVVQVSTGQEAHGDDAFALDAVEAGQVPHLRAELLAGSLTITGDAEPRGRVLARWQPEWLRYSPLSFTGLATIAAAAGLLYQAGAGALLRSTGLAEDGRGVTQRFGVAATVAAVVVVVLIGSVVLSVLRSLLTYGNLLLRRDADVLHLEHGLLRRQERTYDMRRLRGGTLREPLLVRAFGGARLDAVMTGVGGAGEASLLLPPCPAATARAVLSDLIARQEEVMGPLRGHGASAARRRWTRALAVPVILGIALLAATVLSVPPVWLWVVWAVLTGCCALLAADRVRSLGHRVGDGWLVARSGSLERRRDCIAGPGIIGWTVRQTFLQRRSGVATLIAATAAGEKAYRVIDVPADGAWSIVAAASPWVRDVPWAGD, from the coding sequence GTGACCACCACAGCACCGGAGCCCCAATGGCTGCGGTTGAGCCCGCGCATGCTGCTGGTCCATCCGGTGCACGAGGTGCTGCGGCAGGTTCCGGTGCTGATCGGTTCGGTCGTGCTCGGGTCGGCGACCGGGAATCCGCTGTGGGCGGTCGCCGCGTTGGCGGTGACGGTCGCCGTCGGGGTGGCCCGGTGGTTCACCACGACGTACCGCATCGACGCCGAGGAGGTACAGCTGCGCGCGGGTGTCCTGCAGCGCCGGGTACTCTCGGTGCCCCGCAACAGGATCCGCTCCGTGTCGACCGATGCCCGCCTACTGCACCGGTTGCTCGGGTTGACCGTTGTGCAGGTGAGCACCGGGCAGGAGGCGCACGGCGACGACGCGTTCGCGCTCGACGCCGTGGAGGCCGGCCAGGTCCCGCACCTGCGGGCCGAGCTGCTGGCCGGCTCGCTGACGATCACGGGCGATGCCGAACCGCGGGGCCGGGTACTGGCGCGCTGGCAGCCGGAGTGGCTGCGGTACAGCCCGCTCAGCTTCACCGGTCTGGCGACGATCGCCGCCGCGGCCGGTCTCCTGTACCAAGCCGGAGCCGGTGCGCTGCTGCGGAGTACCGGCCTGGCCGAGGACGGCCGCGGCGTCACCCAACGCTTCGGCGTCGCGGCGACAGTGGCCGCCGTCGTGGTCGTCGTCCTGATCGGCTCTGTGGTGCTGTCGGTGCTGCGGTCGCTGCTGACGTACGGAAACCTGCTCCTGCGTAGAGATGCCGACGTCCTGCATCTCGAACACGGGCTGCTACGTCGGCAGGAACGCACCTACGACATGCGCCGACTGCGCGGTGGCACACTGCGGGAACCATTGTTGGTCAGGGCGTTCGGCGGGGCGCGGCTCGACGCGGTGATGACCGGGGTGGGCGGGGCGGGCGAGGCGTCGTTGTTGTTGCCGCCGTGTCCGGCGGCAACCGCGCGAGCCGTGCTGAGCGATCTCATCGCCCGCCAGGAGGAGGTCATGGGACCGTTGCGCGGTCACGGGGCCTCGGCGGCGAGGCGCCGGTGGACCAGAGCGCTCGCCGTGCCGGTGATACTCGGGATCGCGCTGCTGGCGGCGACTGTGCTGTCGGTGCCGCCGGTCTGGCTGTGGGTGGTGTGGGCGGTGCTAACGGGGTGCTGTGCGCTGCTGGCCGCCGACCGGGTCCGCTCGCTCGGGCACCGGGTCGGTGACGGCTGGCTGGTGGCGCGCAGCGGCAGCCTCGAGCGGCGCCGCGACTGTATCGCCGGGCCCGGCATCATCGGGTGGACGGTGCGTCAGACATTCTTGCAGCGGCGGTCCGGGGTGGCCACGCTGATCGCCGCCACCGCCGCGGGTGAGAAGGCCTACCGGGTCATCGACGTACCCGCCGACGGTGCCTGGTCGATCGTCGCGGCTGCCTCGCCGTGGGTCAGGGATGTCCCGTGGGCAGGAGATTGA
- a CDS encoding HAD-IIA family hydrolase yields MAIGGVLFDIDGVLVTSWRPIDGAAEALRVLADHQVARSYLTNTTTKTRRQIADLLVDAGMQVSPDEVITAAVLTAQYVRDRYPGARCFLVNSGRIGEDMPGVDLVYAGEHGTDHIPETPDVVLLGGAGPEYDHLTLSWVYDWMSRGVPVVAMHRSTSWNTADGLRIDTGMYLIGMEETSGRKATAVGKPAPEGFLAAASRLGVDPDEMYVVGDDLNNDVLAGQVVGMTGVLVRTGKFRQDTLDRWAADEFAMQPNHVIDSVADLPGLLGL; encoded by the coding sequence ATGGCGATCGGTGGGGTGCTGTTCGACATCGATGGCGTGCTGGTGACATCGTGGCGGCCGATCGACGGTGCGGCCGAGGCTCTGCGCGTGCTCGCCGACCACCAGGTCGCCCGCTCCTATCTGACCAACACCACGACCAAGACGCGCAGGCAGATCGCCGACCTCCTCGTCGACGCCGGTATGCAGGTCAGCCCGGACGAGGTCATCACCGCGGCGGTGCTCACCGCCCAGTACGTCCGCGACCGCTACCCGGGCGCCCGGTGCTTCCTGGTCAACAGCGGGCGAATCGGTGAGGACATGCCCGGTGTGGACCTCGTGTACGCCGGTGAGCACGGCACCGACCACATTCCCGAGACGCCGGATGTGGTGCTGCTCGGCGGCGCCGGCCCCGAGTACGACCATCTGACGCTGAGCTGGGTCTACGACTGGATGTCCCGCGGGGTTCCGGTGGTCGCCATGCACCGCAGCACATCCTGGAACACCGCCGACGGACTGCGTATCGACACCGGCATGTACCTCATCGGGATGGAGGAGACGTCGGGGCGCAAGGCAACGGCCGTCGGGAAACCGGCGCCAGAGGGTTTCCTGGCCGCCGCCAGCCGCCTCGGTGTCGACCCAGACGAGATGTACGTCGTCGGCGATGATCTGAACAACGACGTGCTGGCTGGTCAGGTGGTCGGGATGACCGGTGTCCTGGTGCGTACCGGGAAGTTCCGGCAGGACACCCTGGACCGTTGGGCCGCGGACGAATTCGCGATGCAGCCGAACCACGTGATCGACTCGGTCGCCGATCTGCCCGGCCTGCTCGGCCTGTGA